A single window of Oceanotoga teriensis DNA harbors:
- a CDS encoding ABC transporter permease subunit: protein MAKIERKNYLIRHIVLILLTFIILFPLIWVISTSIRRDNAAFSPKLFSDRVTANNYKELLFPKKNVPEIVKSLNQVSGYIGDYSEYSVEEAQKESEELLNELRIYFNDTRNEMEENLNIYQDIFKLYDEKYKSKIISDSNELKNKDFNIFKKELESLNKELNLNYDKYEKNLSIFLNERQNITLELLKIKNESNIDYINETIDTIYKIPLKTTLWKIRTYKKWVKEDETIDTFADKIFNLEDMWKSLEIDEENLNKSIEQSLENNYSDLVIQKEKIENNINNIETKIQDLESKISIMDNNAKEYLTKLIAISDQYIPESKKIMASYNLIKDLDFTKIEGKEPLFGEDIKFYESVKAFSNNMNKTYNNVKSIDRFKLNGFNETLKNFEEVYNFLNENFTKIYALKDDKSVLSSYQALKSITIKLSVSIDEIVEISEKYNEYYTNLLNYQDEIQILNKDRDNFVENLKVLNEENQDKLEIINKSKNLSKLIFYKNYAEQQIKNIEETKLYSDFIGTNYYSFYKPEYNRYAILEWDTKFKESYNKYIMGKDALNKIIENMEDEISVYDANLESFLNLNYGGNISSIKYLENINMMYERDYSAVKADISRASRIVNDLADNTEYSELKTKMKKIDKNLYYLQQNWEKKIRKPFLKWLFNSFIVAGLSSIFTVLVTSLAAYPFSRMRFFGRKSGLYFLMIIQMFPTVMFMIAIYGILNFMGDYIPLIGLDSLGGLIFAYMGNVAYNMWLFKGYYDTIPDSLEESAMIDGATRFQTFWKIVLPLSLPIIAVITIMTFMNTFNEFVIAKIVLQSEANYTYAVGLQTFSQGPFETQWGLFTAAALIGALPMVIIFLTMQKWIVGGLTQGSVKG, encoded by the coding sequence ATGGCTAAAATAGAAAGAAAAAATTATTTGATAAGACATATTGTATTGATATTACTCACTTTTATCATATTATTTCCTTTAATATGGGTTATTTCTACTTCTATAAGAAGGGATAATGCAGCTTTTTCTCCTAAACTTTTTTCTGATAGAGTTACAGCAAATAACTATAAGGAACTTCTTTTTCCCAAAAAAAATGTACCAGAAATTGTTAAAAGTTTAAATCAAGTTTCGGGATATATAGGAGATTATTCTGAATATTCTGTGGAAGAAGCCCAAAAAGAAAGTGAAGAATTATTGAATGAACTAAGGATATATTTCAATGATACAAGAAATGAAATGGAAGAAAATTTAAATATATATCAAGATATTTTTAAATTATATGATGAAAAATATAAATCAAAAATAATTTCGGATTCGAATGAATTAAAAAATAAAGACTTTAATATATTTAAAAAGGAATTAGAAAGTTTAAATAAAGAACTCAATTTAAATTATGATAAATATGAAAAAAATTTAAGTATTTTTTTAAATGAAAGACAAAATATAACTTTAGAATTATTAAAGATAAAAAATGAAAGTAATATTGATTATATAAATGAAACTATTGATACTATTTATAAAATTCCACTTAAAACAACATTATGGAAAATAAGAACTTATAAAAAATGGGTAAAAGAAGATGAAACTATCGATACTTTTGCAGATAAAATATTCAATTTAGAAGATATGTGGAAATCATTAGAAATTGATGAAGAAAACTTAAATAAGAGCATAGAACAGAGTCTAGAGAATAATTATTCTGATTTAGTTATACAAAAAGAAAAAATTGAAAATAATATAAACAACATTGAAACTAAAATACAAGATTTGGAATCTAAAATAAGTATTATGGATAACAATGCCAAAGAATATTTAACTAAATTAATAGCAATATCAGATCAATATATACCAGAAAGTAAAAAAATTATGGCTTCTTATAATTTAATAAAAGATTTAGACTTTACAAAAATAGAAGGAAAAGAACCTCTTTTTGGAGAAGATATAAAATTTTATGAATCAGTAAAAGCTTTTTCAAATAATATGAATAAAACTTATAATAATGTGAAAAGTATAGATAGATTTAAATTAAATGGGTTTAATGAAACACTTAAAAATTTTGAAGAAGTTTATAATTTTTTGAATGAAAATTTTACCAAAATTTATGCTTTAAAGGATGATAAAAGTGTTTTATCATCTTATCAAGCTTTAAAAAGTATTACTATTAAATTATCAGTATCAATAGATGAAATAGTAGAAATATCTGAAAAATATAATGAATATTATACAAATTTATTGAATTATCAAGATGAAATTCAAATTTTAAATAAAGATAGAGATAATTTTGTAGAAAATCTAAAAGTTTTAAATGAAGAAAATCAAGATAAATTAGAAATTATAAATAAAAGTAAAAATCTTTCGAAATTAATATTTTATAAAAATTATGCAGAACAACAAATAAAAAATATAGAAGAAACAAAATTATATTCTGATTTTATAGGAACTAATTATTATTCATTTTATAAACCAGAATATAATAGATATGCTATTTTAGAATGGGATACAAAGTTTAAAGAATCTTATAATAAATATATAATGGGAAAAGATGCTTTGAATAAAATAATAGAAAATATGGAAGATGAGATATCAGTTTATGATGCCAATCTTGAAAGTTTTCTAAACTTAAATTATGGCGGTAATATTTCATCTATAAAATATCTTGAAAATATAAATATGATGTATGAAAGAGATTATAGCGCAGTAAAAGCTGATATTTCAAGAGCATCAAGAATTGTAAATGATTTAGCAGATAATACAGAATATTCAGAATTAAAGACAAAAATGAAAAAAATAGATAAAAATTTATATTATTTACAACAAAATTGGGAGAAGAAAATAAGAAAACCTTTTTTAAAATGGTTGTTTAATTCTTTTATTGTTGCTGGATTATCATCTATTTTTACGGTTTTAGTAACTTCTTTGGCAGCATATCCATTTTCAAGAATGAGATTCTTTGGAAGAAAGAGTGGACTTTATTTTTTAATGATAATACAGATGTTCCCAACTGTAATGTTTATGATTGCTATATATGGAATTTTGAATTTTATGGGAGATTATATACCTTTAATTGGATTAGATAGTCTTGGCGGTTTAATATTTGCATACATGGGAAACGTTGCTTATAATATGTGGCTTTTTAAGGGTTATTATGATACTATACCAGATTCACTTGAAGAATCAGCTATGATAGATGGAGCTACACGTTTTCAAACATTTTGGAAAATAGTGTTACCTTTATCATTACCCATAATAGCTGTAATAACGATAATGACTTTTATGAATACATTCAATGAATTTGTTATTGCAAAAATAGTTCTTCAAAGTGAAGCGAATTACACATATGCTGTTGGATTACAAACATTTTCTCAAGGACCATTTGAAACTCAATGGGGATTATTCACTGCAGCAGCTTTAATTGGAGCACTTCCTATGGTAATAATTTTCCTTACTATGCAGAAATGGATAGTTGGAGGATTAACTCAAGGTTCTGTCAAAGGTTAA
- a CDS encoding nucleoside kinase, whose amino-acid sequence MKISLTDVNNGDIYEVEKGTSFYELKQEFEKHYNKKVYGVKINNNIKELFKKVEHSGNIKFLDLSDPDGVRIYRRGILFLIYMALKDINPNDKFYVNNSIGPGLYCEFDSGIPSQEYLDKIVERMKELVKKNLVFEKLTKDKQYVINLFKQDNQEDKANLFKYRKKSTVNFYKANGYFNYFYGYMPYSTGELEKFEIKKIENGFVMISPNESSPDKIPEYKHFAKLSATFNEYNEWLKIMDIRTVGDLNELIVGGKHNVCELIRISEALHEKKYSQIADEFIKRKNSKLLLIAGPSSSGKTTSAKRIAIQLKVNGLRPVQISLDDYFVDRSLTPRDENGNYDFESIFSLDLDLLNKTMKDLIEGKEVEIPKFNFINGKREWIGKKLKIEKDQPIIIEGIHGLNETLTSDIPRDQKFKVYVSALTQMNLDSVNRIPTTDTRIIRRIVRDFNSRGHNALDTLKMWASVRRGEERNIFPYQEEADIMFNSHLVYELSVLKLFAEPLLLNICADNEEYPEAKRLLRFLDYFMPITELEEIPRTSVIREFIGRSSFDY is encoded by the coding sequence ATGAAAATTTCCCTAACAGATGTTAACAATGGAGATATATATGAAGTAGAAAAGGGAACTTCATTTTATGAATTAAAACAAGAGTTTGAAAAACATTATAATAAAAAAGTTTACGGTGTAAAAATAAATAATAATATCAAAGAATTATTTAAAAAAGTTGAACATTCAGGAAATATAAAATTCTTAGATTTAAGTGATCCAGATGGTGTAAGAATATATAGAAGAGGTATATTATTTTTAATTTATATGGCTTTAAAAGATATAAATCCAAATGATAAATTTTATGTCAATAATTCTATAGGACCTGGTCTTTACTGTGAATTCGATTCGGGTATACCAAGTCAAGAGTATTTAGATAAAATAGTGGAAAGAATGAAAGAATTGGTTAAAAAAAATCTTGTCTTTGAAAAACTTACAAAAGATAAACAATATGTAATAAATTTATTTAAGCAAGATAATCAAGAAGATAAAGCTAATTTATTCAAATATAGAAAAAAATCTACTGTAAACTTTTATAAGGCTAATGGATACTTTAATTATTTTTATGGATATATGCCTTACTCTACAGGAGAATTAGAAAAATTTGAAATTAAAAAAATTGAAAATGGTTTTGTTATGATTTCACCAAATGAATCTTCGCCAGATAAAATCCCTGAATATAAACATTTTGCCAAGTTATCGGCAACTTTTAATGAATATAATGAATGGCTCAAAATAATGGATATAAGAACTGTTGGCGATTTAAATGAACTTATAGTGGGTGGAAAACATAATGTCTGTGAATTAATAAGAATTTCTGAAGCTTTGCATGAAAAAAAATATTCTCAGATCGCTGATGAATTTATAAAAAGAAAAAATTCTAAACTATTATTGATCGCTGGGCCATCGTCATCAGGAAAAACTACTTCTGCTAAAAGAATAGCCATTCAATTAAAAGTAAACGGTTTAAGACCCGTTCAAATATCTTTAGATGATTATTTTGTTGATAGATCTCTAACTCCTCGTGATGAAAATGGAAATTATGATTTTGAATCAATTTTTTCACTCGATTTAGATTTATTAAATAAAACAATGAAAGACTTAATAGAAGGAAAAGAAGTTGAAATTCCAAAGTTTAATTTTATAAACGGTAAAAGAGAATGGATTGGAAAGAAATTAAAAATTGAAAAAGATCAACCAATAATAATAGAAGGAATACATGGACTAAATGAAACTTTAACTTCTGATATTCCAAGAGATCAAAAATTCAAAGTTTATGTGAGTGCATTAACTCAGATGAATCTCGATAGTGTTAATAGAATTCCTACAACTGATACAAGAATTATAAGACGTATTGTAAGAGATTTTAATTCTAGAGGTCATAATGCTTTAGATACTTTAAAGATGTGGGCATCAGTTAGAAGAGGAGAGGAAAGAAATATTTTTCCTTATCAAGAAGAAGCTGATATAATGTTTAATTCACATTTAGTTTATGAATTATCTGTATTAAAATTATTTGCAGAACCCCTTTTGTTGAATATATGTGCAGATAATGAAGAGTATCCAGAAGCTAAAAGATTATTGAGATTTTTAGATTATTTTATGCCTATAACTGAATTAGAAGAAATTCCAAGAACCTCTGTAATTAGAGAGTTTATAGGGAGAAGTTCTTTTGATTATTAA
- a CDS encoding peptidylprolyl isomerase: MNKWFIKHEKAISFVIAALFIVGIIWWSVAAYLSSSNQAAALNTQNEPVKDNAVLLLTLNGEELNYPYWVMNTELDTQYQGMLQQYKQYYNREIDPIFDSLSLKVSIANQLFDLKVMNYYAEQNELVPTDKELKDSLSIKVKEQLDQLKANPDQWEQIKNAYGSEKQIESILTNSIGSSIKQDTIFDNVKNDVAKVSRDEGLKYIEENFDSIKKDYEQVKAQHILITDEATANDVYKMLKDDEISFKDAAAKYSTDTANATSSGDLGWFGRGKMVKEFEDAAFNGNVNELIGPVKTQFGYHIINVQDKKVFNEPKDVFNFGDIYSEIENKVSNEKFKNWLVSYKEEMKFGKKYMDEKLQFAEDFNNNLENLDELEKLENELSLIAFYEDGQVSAEADTDYLAVYSNVTASLKNIYNTRLDSLTKFISFQGKLDEEVQKLSDEEIQEKITEIDKKMNEENADTSSLIDEKFKYSDVLDYRTAEKDLKGYGIESVEKAKEYKTNLENKLNIVSERRSKLLAELFYEYPSSTRIVQDYYKENPSDPKVKIAYSKLQIEQLKMYSNYLGGGSVLSMYLQQPIREIMLNIASVISTEESTNTKLDALEVGMDLSDVLEDENMKLSYLKQIKEIDSTYYKDIDKMIEEIETNLSSEATPLNEEPLSVN, encoded by the coding sequence ATGAATAAGTGGTTTATTAAACATGAGAAAGCGATCTCATTTGTAATAGCGGCTTTGTTTATAGTCGGTATCATATGGTGGTCAGTTGCAGCTTATTTGTCATCTTCTAATCAGGCGGCAGCATTGAATACTCAAAATGAGCCTGTAAAAGATAATGCTGTATTGTTATTAACTTTGAATGGTGAAGAACTGAATTATCCATATTGGGTTATGAATACCGAATTAGATACACAATATCAAGGAATGTTGCAACAGTACAAACAATATTATAATAGAGAAATAGACCCTATATTTGATTCTTTATCATTAAAAGTTTCAATAGCAAATCAGCTTTTTGATTTGAAGGTTATGAATTATTATGCTGAACAAAACGAATTAGTTCCTACTGACAAAGAATTAAAAGATAGTTTAAGTATTAAAGTCAAAGAACAATTAGATCAATTAAAAGCTAATCCAGATCAATGGGAACAAATAAAAAATGCTTATGGAAGCGAAAAGCAGATAGAATCAATACTCACAAATTCTATTGGTTCTTCAATAAAACAAGATACAATTTTTGATAATGTAAAAAACGACGTTGCTAAAGTTAGTAGAGATGAAGGACTTAAGTATATAGAAGAAAATTTTGATTCTATAAAAAAAGATTATGAACAAGTAAAAGCACAGCATATATTGATTACAGATGAAGCAACTGCTAACGATGTATATAAAATGCTAAAAGATGATGAAATATCTTTCAAAGATGCTGCTGCAAAATATTCAACAGATACAGCAAATGCAACATCTTCTGGTGATTTAGGTTGGTTTGGTAGAGGAAAAATGGTAAAGGAATTTGAAGATGCAGCCTTTAATGGAAATGTAAACGAATTAATAGGACCTGTAAAAACTCAATTCGGATATCATATAATAAATGTTCAAGATAAAAAAGTATTCAATGAACCTAAAGATGTTTTTAACTTTGGTGATATTTATTCTGAAATAGAAAATAAAGTTTCAAATGAAAAGTTTAAAAATTGGTTAGTTTCTTATAAAGAAGAAATGAAATTTGGAAAGAAATATATGGATGAAAAACTACAATTCGCAGAAGATTTCAACAATAACTTAGAAAATTTAGATGAATTAGAAAAATTAGAAAATGAACTTTCATTAATAGCTTTTTATGAAGATGGTCAAGTTTCAGCAGAGGCTGACACAGATTATTTAGCTGTATACTCTAATGTAACTGCTTCATTAAAAAATATTTATAATACAAGATTAGACAGTTTGACTAAATTTATAAGTTTTCAAGGTAAATTAGATGAAGAAGTACAAAAGTTATCTGATGAAGAAATACAAGAAAAAATCACTGAAATAGACAAAAAAATGAATGAAGAAAATGCAGATACTTCAAGTTTAATAGACGAAAAATTTAAGTATTCAGATGTTTTAGATTATAGAACTGCTGAAAAAGATTTAAAAGGATATGGTATAGAATCCGTTGAAAAAGCTAAAGAATATAAGACAAATTTAGAAAATAAATTAAATATAGTTTCAGAAAGAAGATCAAAATTATTAGCTGAACTTTTCTATGAATATCCATCATCAACAAGAATTGTACAAGATTATTATAAAGAAAATCCATCTGATCCAAAAGTAAAAATTGCATATTCAAAACTACAAATAGAACAGCTTAAAATGTATTCTAATTATCTCGGTGGAGGTTCTGTATTAAGTATGTATTTACAACAACCTATAAGGGAAATAATGTTGAATATAGCTTCTGTAATATCAACCGAAGAAAGTACAAATACGAAATTAGATGCACTCGAAGTTGGAATGGATTTATCTGATGTTCTTGAAGATGAAAATATGAAATTATCTTATTTAAAACAAATAAAAGAAATAGACTCTACTTATTATAAAGACATAGATAAAATGATAGAAGAAATAGAAACAAACCTTTCTTCTGAAGCAACACCTTTAAATGAAGAGCCTTTATCTGTAAATTAA
- a CDS encoding thiamine pyrophosphate-dependent enzyme, with product MPLNIKQLVDYVDKNDWPFTQGHRLCPGCNAPMVAKWATLTAKALGYEPVVGAATGCLEVSTTIYPFTAWNVPYIHNAFENVAATITGAEAAYRSLVNRGKVDNKKVKFIAFAGDGGTYDIGLQALSGAIERGHDFVYVLYDNEGYMNTGNQRSGSTPTGADSTTEPVGKAKAGKLQFKKSIVDIIAGHEGVYAATASTSEPMDFMKKMEKALEFEGPAFIAVLAPCVRFWRIPESSGPEMTKLAVETKYWPLWEYFMGEYKVTKKPRNFKPVSDYVTKLGRFNKLLKRDDSAEVIEEMQKYVNAKWDRLLALEEISKDKPLRTKI from the coding sequence GTGCCATTAAATATTAAACAATTGGTAGATTATGTTGATAAAAATGATTGGCCTTTTACCCAAGGACACAGATTATGTCCTGGTTGTAATGCGCCAATGGTAGCTAAATGGGCTACTTTAACAGCAAAAGCTTTAGGTTATGAGCCAGTAGTAGGTGCTGCAACAGGTTGTTTAGAAGTTTCTACAACAATTTATCCTTTTACAGCATGGAATGTGCCTTATATTCATAATGCTTTTGAAAATGTTGCTGCTACAATAACTGGTGCTGAAGCAGCTTATAGATCTTTAGTTAATAGAGGAAAAGTTGATAATAAAAAAGTTAAATTTATTGCTTTTGCAGGTGATGGTGGAACTTATGATATAGGTCTTCAAGCTCTTTCTGGAGCAATTGAAAGAGGTCATGACTTCGTATATGTATTATATGATAATGAAGGCTATATGAACACTGGTAACCAAAGATCAGGTTCTACTCCAACTGGTGCTGACTCAACAACAGAACCTGTTGGTAAAGCAAAAGCTGGAAAACTCCAGTTCAAAAAATCAATAGTTGATATAATAGCAGGTCATGAAGGAGTTTATGCAGCAACTGCATCAACTTCAGAACCAATGGATTTCATGAAAAAGATGGAAAAGGCTTTAGAATTTGAAGGTCCTGCTTTTATAGCTGTTTTAGCTCCTTGTGTTAGATTCTGGAGAATACCTGAATCTTCAGGTCCAGAGATGACTAAATTGGCTGTTGAAACAAAATATTGGCCACTTTGGGAATATTTCATGGGAGAATATAAAGTAACTAAAAAACCAAGAAACTTCAAACCAGTATCAGATTATGTTACTAAGCTTGGAAGATTCAACAAACTTCTAAAGAGAGATGACTCTGCTGAAGTTATTGAAGAAATGCAAAAATATGTAAATGCTAAATGGGATAGATTATTGGCATTAGAAGAAATATCAAAAGATAAACCATTAAGAACAAAAATATAA
- the porA gene encoding pyruvate ferredoxin oxidoreductase translates to MPNKLAVTGAKAVAIAMKQINPDVVAAYPITPQTPIVQYYADFVADGLVDTVMVPVESEHSAMSAVVGSAAAGARTMTATAANGLALMTEIVYIAASYRLPVVMPIVNRALSGPINIHCDHSDAMLVRDSGWLQLFCEDHQEAYDMTLIATKISEKDDVLLPTMVNLDGFITSHGVDIFEPLDDGIVKDFVGKWEPKYPLLNIEKPVTLGSLDLFDYYYEHHMQQEAAMKKAYELLPEVFEEFEKISGRKYDFLDLYKMEDAEYVMVVLNSTASTAKYVVDELRDKGIKAGLLKPWVFTPFPKKEIKEALNGKKAVVVLDRAMSFGKEAPLYSLVKSALYDAEQKPKMGSYIYGLGGRDVTTHQLHDAFEDAINDKLELNEQKYLGLRD, encoded by the coding sequence ATGCCAAATAAATTAGCCGTTACTGGCGCTAAAGCAGTAGCAATAGCTATGAAACAGATAAACCCAGATGTTGTTGCTGCATATCCAATAACACCACAGACTCCAATAGTTCAATATTATGCAGATTTCGTTGCAGATGGTTTAGTAGATACAGTTATGGTGCCTGTTGAATCAGAACATTCGGCAATGAGTGCTGTAGTTGGTTCTGCTGCTGCTGGAGCTAGAACAATGACAGCTACTGCTGCTAATGGTTTAGCTCTTATGACTGAAATAGTTTATATAGCTGCTTCTTATAGATTACCTGTAGTAATGCCTATAGTTAATAGAGCATTATCAGGACCTATTAATATTCATTGTGATCATTCTGATGCTATGTTAGTAAGAGATTCAGGTTGGTTACAATTATTCTGTGAAGATCATCAGGAAGCTTATGATATGACATTAATTGCAACAAAGATATCAGAAAAAGATGATGTTTTACTTCCTACAATGGTTAACCTTGATGGATTCATAACATCACATGGTGTTGATATATTTGAACCTTTAGATGATGGAATAGTTAAAGACTTTGTTGGTAAATGGGAACCAAAGTATCCATTACTAAACATAGAAAAACCAGTAACTTTAGGTTCTTTAGACTTATTTGACTATTATTATGAACATCATATGCAACAAGAAGCTGCTATGAAAAAAGCATATGAATTATTGCCAGAAGTATTTGAAGAATTTGAAAAAATCTCAGGAAGAAAATATGATTTCTTAGATTTATATAAAATGGAAGATGCTGAATATGTTATGGTAGTATTGAATTCTACAGCATCAACAGCTAAATATGTTGTTGATGAATTAAGAGATAAGGGAATAAAAGCAGGATTGTTGAAACCTTGGGTTTTCACACCATTCCCTAAAAAAGAAATAAAAGAAGCTCTTAATGGTAAAAAAGCCGTTGTTGTTTTAGATAGAGCTATGTCTTTCGGTAAAGAAGCTCCTCTTTATTCACTTGTAAAATCAGCTCTTTATGATGCTGAACAAAAGCCAAAGATGGGGTCATATATTTACGGTCTTGGTGGTAGAGATGTTACAACTCATCAGCTTCATGATGCATTTGAAGATGCTATAAATGATAAGCTCGAATTGAATGAACAGAAATACCTCGGACTAAGAGACTAA
- a CDS encoding 4Fe-4S binding protein — MANEKWNELPIGGIVDKPATARQYETGKWRVMRPIVDKDKCINCMQCWLYCPDMAITGQLTEDGKKTEMTGIDMTYCKGCGTCAAICPVKAIEMKPESEFLK; from the coding sequence ATGGCTAATGAAAAATGGAATGAACTTCCTATAGGTGGTATCGTTGATAAACCAGCTACAGCAAGACAGTATGAAACTGGTAAATGGAGAGTAATGAGACCTATAGTCGATAAAGATAAATGTATAAATTGTATGCAATGTTGGTTATATTGTCCAGATATGGCAATAACAGGACAATTAACAGAAGATGGCAAAAAGACAGAAATGACTGGTATTGATATGACATATTGTAAAGGCTGTGGTACTTGTGCAGCTATTTGTCCTGTAAAGGCAATTGAAATGAAACCAGAATCAGAATTTTTGAAGTAA
- a CDS encoding 2-oxoacid:acceptor oxidoreductase family protein has translation MPEKYFEVRWHGRAGQGAKSASQFLAEAALDAGKYSTSFPEYGAERSGAPMKAFNRISEVPVRVRSNVEFPDIVVVIDDTLLGNPDITSGLAEENYLVVNTIKSPEEVSKITGFNGKIATIAGTDIALEEIKRGIPNTVMIGTLIKLTDIVPMDSVKQKVTAAFSHKFSQAIVDANLRALDRGFAEVNING, from the coding sequence GTGCCAGAAAAGTATTTCGAAGTTAGATGGCATGGTAGAGCTGGTCAGGGTGCAAAAAGTGCTTCACAATTTTTAGCCGAAGCCGCTCTAGATGCTGGAAAATATTCAACTTCATTCCCTGAATACGGTGCCGAAAGATCAGGAGCTCCTATGAAAGCTTTTAACAGGATCTCAGAAGTACCCGTAAGAGTAAGAAGCAACGTAGAATTCCCAGATATCGTTGTTGTTATTGATGATACACTTCTTGGAAACCCAGATATTACTTCAGGTTTAGCAGAAGAGAATTATTTGGTGGTTAACACTATAAAATCTCCAGAAGAAGTTAGTAAAATAACAGGTTTTAATGGTAAAATAGCAACTATCGCTGGAACTGATATCGCTTTAGAAGAAATAAAAAGAGGTATCCCAAATACAGTCATGATTGGAACTTTAATAAAATTAACAGATATAGTTCCTATGGATTCTGTAAAACAAAAAGTTACCGCTGCATTTTCACATAAATTCTCTCAAGCTATAGTTGACGCTAATTTGAGAGCACTCGACAGAGGATTTGCGGAGGTGAACATCAATGGCTAA
- a CDS encoding glycoside hydrolase family 57 protein, with translation MRKGKFLFILHSHLPYVRHPNYDFFMEENWLFEAITETYLPLLDVFNRLEKDNIPFNLTISFTPTLMEMLTTEDLQVKYEKHLRAMITLSELEIEKTKEEDPRKYKMAKFYNSYLERILFLFSDQYSHNILKGFKEFQDKGYIEVVTCNGTHGFLPFMMNHPAAIRAQLITAKNTYYKNFNKNPEGIWLAECGYTPDLDKYLNEFNFNYFFVDSHAFWYGSSPAKYSVYRPIITKNKVFAFSRDPESSEQVWSSDIGYPGDSRYREFYRDIGFDRSLEYIKPFIDPSGMRINTGIKYHKITDKKLPLELKELYDIDEAFIAVSEHAKDFISKKRSQIKRLISMMPDLEPIIVAPFDTELFGHWWFEGPYFIENFFRELQKNDEIESSTPSKIIESLEEVQMLTPGASTWGAKGFNDVWLNKSNDWVYKHLSEMSDIMVKTSKYDDKDPTLIRILNQMAKELLLAQASDWAFIMTTGTTVEYAVKRTKEHINRFFELFYMFDNKIDEKRLKEIEWLDKIFDDLDYKIFRNNC, from the coding sequence ATGAGAAAGGGCAAATTTCTTTTCATACTTCATTCTCATTTGCCATATGTTAGACATCCTAATTATGACTTTTTTATGGAAGAAAATTGGTTATTTGAAGCAATTACAGAAACATATTTACCTCTCTTAGATGTATTTAATAGACTTGAAAAAGATAATATTCCTTTTAATTTAACTATAAGTTTTACACCTACTCTGATGGAAATGTTAACTACAGAAGATTTGCAAGTTAAATATGAAAAACATTTGAGAGCTATGATAACTTTATCTGAATTAGAAATTGAAAAAACTAAGGAAGAAGATCCAAGAAAATATAAAATGGCAAAATTCTATAACTCTTATTTAGAAAGGATTTTATTCTTATTCTCCGACCAATACAGTCATAATATCTTAAAAGGCTTCAAGGAATTTCAAGATAAAGGTTACATTGAAGTGGTAACATGTAATGGAACACATGGATTTCTTCCTTTCATGATGAATCATCCTGCTGCCATTAGAGCTCAACTAATAACTGCTAAAAATACTTATTACAAAAATTTTAATAAAAACCCTGAAGGTATATGGCTTGCTGAATGCGGATATACACCAGATCTCGATAAATATTTAAATGAATTTAATTTTAATTATTTTTTTGTAGATTCTCACGCTTTTTGGTATGGAAGTTCTCCTGCTAAATATAGTGTTTATAGACCTATAATAACAAAAAATAAAGTTTTTGCTTTTTCAAGAGATCCTGAATCTTCAGAACAAGTTTGGAGTTCTGATATAGGTTATCCTGGTGATTCAAGATATAGAGAATTTTACAGAGATATTGGTTTTGATAGAAGTTTAGAATACATAAAACCATTTATTGATCCGAGTGGCATGAGGATCAACACTGGAATAAAATATCATAAAATAACTGATAAAAAGTTACCTCTAGAACTAAAAGAACTTTATGATATTGATGAAGCTTTTATAGCTGTTTCAGAACATGCAAAAGATTTTATATCAAAAAAAAGATCTCAAATTAAAAGATTAATCTCTATGATGCCCGACTTAGAACCTATAATAGTTGCTCCTTTTGATACTGAATTATTTGGTCATTGGTGGTTTGAAGGACCTTATTTTATTGAAAATTTTTTCAGAGAACTTCAAAAAAATGATGAAATAGAATCTTCAACACCTTCTAAAATAATAGAAAGTCTCGAAGAAGTACAGATGTTAACTCCAGGTGCTTCTACTTGGGGAGCAAAAGGATTCAATGATGTATGGTTGAACAAATCTAACGATTGGGTTTATAAACATTTATCTGAAATGTCTGATATTATGGTCAAAACATCAAAATATGATGATAAAGATCCTACTTTGATAAGGATTTTAAATCAAATGGCTAAAGAATTATTGCTTGCTCAAGCTTCTGACTGGGCATTTATAATGACAACTGGAACAACTGTAGAATATGCAGTTAAAAGAACAAAAGAACATATAAATAGATTTTTTGAACTTTTTTATATGTTTGATAATAAAATCGATGAAAAAAGATTAAAAGAAATAGAATGGCTTGATAAAATATTTGATGATTTGGATTATAAAATATTTAGAAATAATTGTTAA